Proteins found in one Poecilia reticulata strain Guanapo linkage group LG15, Guppy_female_1.0+MT, whole genome shotgun sequence genomic segment:
- the hps6 gene encoding Hermansky-Pudlak syndrome 6 protein, with amino-acid sequence MSRFVLEELSDFKDYAGSQKLSDLLTFSKDEPSRIKLSDVRVSPDGRHIHVLLRQPKVGLMTFDKHERPQLALNPKKLDVWFKGGVSIVDVFYLDLLHNKGKGTGVVAVVVYENGKAEFWKFLECKTGWHLLQTSDLCNSPRARVVSVCVCSSLLVWCEERPASESSPALSSTRDKLRYCVCRRDCEVEDGAVNLGGLKIILHNNPKFTVISSGDYVHLLPDLKAKLQLCISKFFLAWSPRHDSFTISTTCKNTPIKKLSAKESDFRRLIADCLGYLSALEPPEICSFSPTGCGGLLLLLNTGWLYLLQEDGMLRRVYKLADNFTPQADTHTSLCVHVNTAALIVGKTLHLIEVNCGRELQKIALKREGLLYANQADRRTPFLLSETGLFMLAEKDSTGKALGLSPAEGNQSGAVLVEAIFEEACKYYQQRSLSSTQLTVESLKKGGRFQAPISLASILRNYLNSGLRRTETESLQNGGGDYIAGQEKLMCSLEGELRALVALEELKGSLVRGGVKEVEAVGGTLVEKEVVRLLSSSELDGEALLYLNSIFSMFPGQAWSAAQAALQLHHNGEGSLSSRAAPDVWKMVLTPFPNSHPATNGKSKHSPSLKGDNNCTVTTSPAVLPVFELLCQSVVRFQPGWLPRFLQLSQQQQQGSAALGLSLASSSWGFPSGRGGESGENIIPLYRRALWVLSSLDTDTEQRQGLEVELLLVSGRPNAVLQALRILMVKRQWERVTQVAQQFCKKSPLLNKEIFNALLCEVSQHRELDPYLDLLWALCPEDYSVTTILNLVLKNIPCSSPSPAPFADPHSSQLAIGQLKPLLRKVLQREMKPSQRYADILQSPLYPPPALPRQPTFRPSSVSDADTPSPHTETRELKSSPNTNALPADPGGFS; translated from the coding sequence ATGTCGCGGTTTGTCTTGGAAGAGCTGTCGGATTTCAAGGACTACGCTGGAAGCCAGAAGCTGAGTGACTTACTAACTTTTTCTAAGGACGAGCCCAGCAGGATCAAACTGTCAGACGTTCGTGTGAGTCCAGATGGACGTCACATCCATGTCCTGCTCCGCCAGCCTAAGGTCGGTCTCATGACTTTTGACAAGCATGAAAGACCCCAGCTGGCTCTCAACCCGAAGAAGCTGGACGTGTGGTTCAAAGGGGGCGTCTCCATAGTGGATGTATTCTACTTGGATCTCCTTCACAACAAAGGCAAGGGGACAGGAGTTGTTGCGGTGGTTGTGTACGAGAATGGGAAAGCCGAGTTTTGGAAATTCCTGGAGTGCAAGACCGGCTGGCATCTCCTGCAGACCTCTGATCTGTGCAACAGCCCCCGGGCCAGAGtggtgtcagtgtgtgtgtgctccagCCTCCTGGTGTGGTGTGAGGAGCGTCCAGCCTCAGAGAGCTCCCCCGCCCTCAGCTCCACCAGGGACAAACTGAGATACTGCGTCTGCAGGCGGGACTGTGAGGTGGAGGATGGAGCTGTGAACCTGGGAGGACTGAAAATCATCCTTCACAATAATCCTAAATTCACCGTCATCAGCTCAGGCGACTACGTGCATCTGCTGCCGGACCTGAAAGCCAAGCTGCAACTGTGCATCTCCAAATTCTTCCTGGCGTGGTCCCCTCGCCACGACTCCTTCACCATCAGCACCACGTGCAAAAACACCCCGATAAAGAAGCTTTCGGCCAAGGAGTCCGACTTCAGGCGGCTGATTGCAGACTGTTTGGGATATCTGTCGGCTCTCGAGCCGCCTgaaatctgcagcttttctcccACAGGCTGCGGaggcctgctgctgctcctcaaCACGGGCTGGCTGTACCTCCTGCAGGAGGACGGGATGCTGCGGCGCGTGTACAAGCTGGCGGACAACTTCACGCCTCAAGCAGACACTCACACCAGCCTGTGCGTTCACGTGAACACAGCGGCGCTAATAGTCGGGAAAACCCTGCATCTGATAGAGGTGAACTGTGGCAGAGAGCTGCAAAAGATTGCGTTGAAAAGAGAGGGGTTGTTATACGCAAACCAGGCTGACAGACGGACTCCCTTTCTGCTCTCGGAAACTGGACTTTTCATGCTCGCGGAGAAGGACTCTACGGGGAAAGCTCTGGGCCTCAGTCCGGCTGAGGGTAATCAGTCCGGAGCCGTCCTGGTTGAAGCCATTTTTGAGGAGGCGTGCAAGTACTACCAGCAGAGGAGCCTCAGCAGCACGCAGCTCACCGTGGAGTCCCTGAAGAAGGGAGGACGGTTCCAGGCTCCCATCTCTCTGGCCTCCATTCTCAGGAACTACCTCAACTCAGGCTTGAGGAGGACGGAGACGGAGTCGCTGCAAAATGGAGGAGGTGACTATATTGCAGGGCAGGAGAAGTTAATGTGCTCTCTGGAGGGCGAGCTGAGGGCTCTGgtggctctggaggagctgaagggGAGTTTAGTGAGGGGGGGTGTGAAAGAGGTGGAGGCAGTGGGTGGGACGCTGGTGGAGAAAGAAGTGGTGAGGCTGCTGTCGTCCTCCGAACTGGACGGCGAAGCGTTGCTCTACCTGAACTCCATCTTCAGCATGTTCCCCGGCCAGGCGTGGAGCGCTGCTCAGGCTGCCCTGCAGCTGCACCACAACGGGGAGGGCTCCCTGTCCAGCAGGGCCGCCCCAGATGTGTGGAAAATGGTCCTCACTCCTTTCCCGAACTCCCATCCCGCCACAAACGGGAAGTCGAAGCACAGCCCCAGCCTGAAAGGGGATAATAACTGTACGGTCACGACCTCCCCAGCTGTCCTGCCTGTGTTTGAGCTTCTCTGCCAGTCAGTTGTTCGCTTTCAGCCTGGCTGGCTGCCGAGGTTCCTGCAGctctcccagcagcagcagcagggctcCGCGGCGTTGGGACTCAGCCTGGCTTCGTCCTCTTGGGGTTTCCCCAGCGGGAGAGGCGGGGAAAGCGGGGAGAACATCATTCCCCTCTACAGGCGGGCACTGTGGGTCTTGTCCAGCCTGGACACGGACACAGAGCAGCGGCAGGGCCTGgaggtggagctgctgctggtcagcGGGCGGCCCAACGCCGTCCTGCAGGCGCTGCGGATCCTGATGGTGAAGCGCCAATGGGAGCGGGTCACCCAGGTGGCCCAGCAGTTCTGCAAAAAGAGCCCGCTGCTCAACAAGGAGATCTTCAACGCCCTGCTGTGCGAGGTGTCTCAGCACCGGGAGCTGGACCCCTACCTGGACCTGCTGTGGGCGCTGTGCCCCGAGGACTACAGCGTCACCACCATCCTCAACCTGGTTCTCAAAAACATTCCCTGCAGCTCTCCGTCCCCCGCTCCATTTGCAGACCCCCACAGCAGCCAGCTGGCCATAGGGCAGCTGAAGCCGCTGCTGAGAAAAGTTCTGCAGAGGGAAATGAAGCCCAGCCAGCGGTACGCCGACATCCTCCAGTCGCCATTGTACCCTCCGCCGGCTCTTCCCCGCCAGCCCACCTTTCGGCCGAGCTCCGTGTCCGACGCAGACACTCCGTCTCCTCACACAGAGACGCGGGAACTGAAATCGTCTCCCAACACAAACGCTCTCCCTGCAGACCCAGGTGGATTTTCGTAA